From Acidimicrobiales bacterium, one genomic window encodes:
- a CDS encoding MFS transporter, with protein sequence MRREVVVTERVVDAATRDRLLRARDDMVLERETAPGRFDLVEGPFHEYSRTIEVRGETALGTEIVQTLEYRAAMAGFGAMFARPIRRQMADLSGDRPWPWWSPPERQSARVSEMVALLSALAFVVGYAISVTTQTMTFAVDEFGVSDAAQGNALAAVRIGVLMSLGLLVIADRRGRRMVLLATVTAACVAAATGAIVPNIELLAGTQTITRGLATTASILLGVVAAEEVGPRSRAYAVSMLVMMGGAGAFLSIMLLPVAGIDDWTWRLLFLVPLLFLPMCRSVARVLPESRRFTAADALRRDDEVRRTPAARRQFRNRLLLLAAAGFIHASFQAPTNQLLNDFLKDERGFSASGISGFRMATSLPGILGIVVGGKLAEVYGRRLVGAVAVLIGGATTVLTYNSEGAVMWLVAVVSIVFSAATVPALGVYGPELFPTSLRGRANAVITTITVAGSATGLVIAGQLDDRYGGLGRGVVLLGIAPLIVVVMIALLYPETANRELEDINPEDASTRGLLDP encoded by the coding sequence ATGCGAAGAGAGGTCGTCGTCACTGAACGGGTCGTGGACGCGGCGACCCGCGACCGCTTGCTGAGGGCCCGAGACGACATGGTGCTCGAGCGGGAGACGGCGCCCGGCCGGTTCGACCTCGTCGAGGGACCGTTCCACGAGTACTCGAGAACGATCGAGGTGCGCGGCGAGACCGCACTCGGGACCGAGATCGTCCAGACCCTCGAGTATCGGGCCGCGATGGCCGGATTCGGGGCCATGTTCGCCCGTCCCATCCGCCGCCAGATGGCCGACCTCTCGGGCGACCGCCCGTGGCCCTGGTGGAGCCCGCCGGAACGTCAGAGCGCCCGGGTCTCGGAGATGGTGGCGTTGTTGTCCGCCCTCGCGTTCGTGGTCGGCTACGCGATCAGCGTCACGACGCAGACGATGACGTTCGCGGTCGACGAGTTCGGTGTGTCCGACGCGGCGCAGGGCAATGCGCTCGCCGCGGTTCGTATCGGCGTGCTCATGTCGCTGGGGTTGCTGGTCATCGCCGACCGACGCGGACGACGGATGGTGCTCCTCGCAACGGTGACGGCAGCGTGCGTGGCCGCAGCGACCGGCGCGATCGTTCCGAACATCGAGTTGCTGGCGGGAACACAGACGATCACCCGCGGTCTGGCGACGACCGCCAGCATCCTCCTGGGCGTGGTCGCCGCGGAGGAGGTCGGTCCGCGGAGCCGGGCCTATGCCGTCTCGATGCTGGTGATGATGGGAGGGGCCGGCGCCTTCCTGTCGATCATGTTGTTGCCGGTGGCCGGGATCGACGACTGGACGTGGCGTCTGCTGTTCCTCGTGCCGCTGCTGTTCCTTCCGATGTGTCGTTCCGTCGCCAGGGTCCTGCCCGAGTCTCGGCGGTTCACGGCGGCCGATGCGCTCCGCCGTGACGACGAGGTGCGCCGCACACCTGCGGCGCGGCGCCAGTTCCGCAATCGACTGCTGCTGCTGGCCGCCGCCGGCTTCATCCACGCGTCGTTCCAGGCGCCGACCAACCAGCTGCTGAACGACTTCCTGAAGGACGAGCGCGGCTTCTCGGCCTCGGGAATCTCCGGTTTCCGCATGGCGACGTCGCTGCCCGGCATCCTCGGCATCGTGGTCGGCGGCAAGCTGGCCGAGGTGTACGGACGTCGACTCGTCGGCGCGGTCGCTGTGCTGATCGGGGGTGCGACCACGGTCCTCACGTACAACTCCGAGGGTGCGGTGATGTGGCTCGTCGCAGTGGTGTCGATCGTCTTCAGCGCGGCGACCGTGCCGGCCCTCGGTGTCTACGGTCCCGAACTCTTCCCGACCTCGCTGCGGGGACGGGCGAACGCGGTGATCACGACGATCACCGTGGCCGGGTCGGCGACGGGTCTCGTCATCGCCGGCCAGCTCGACGATCGCTACGGCGGACTGGGGCGCGGGGTCGTGCTGCTCGGGATCGCGCCCCTGATCGTCGTGGTGATGATCGCGTTGCTCTATCCCGAGACCGCCAACCGCGAACTCGAGGACATCAATCCCGAGGACGCGTCGACCCGGGGGTTGCTCGACCCCTGA
- a CDS encoding AMP-binding protein, giving the protein MYPGAHAAARPDHPAIVMASTGEQISYRELDEEANRLSHVFRDMGLQPGDHVAFCMENHPRFLAICWGAHYAGLIYTAMSSRLTTEEMAYIIDNCGAKVFITSPYKADQAAELRDQMPDVELRLMVDSTIDGYDSYEDAIDQASADPLPNRVAGTDMLYSSGTTGRPKGIIPAAGLAPLEEAGSGVGGLGAMLFGFGEDSRYLSPAPLYHAAPLRFCMGIHMSGGTVVVMERFDPEDYLRLIGEYRITVSQVVPTMFVRMLKLPEETRAKYDVSSLQACIHAAAPCPVDVKRHMIEWWGPVIHEYYAGTEGNGFVYCNSEQWLEHPGTVGQAILGIIHIVGEDGEELPVGEAGTVYFEGGAEFEYHGDPEKTADSRHHRGWSTLGDVGRLDEDGFLYLTDRKAYMIITGGVNVYPQEAENLLTMHPAVADIAVIGVPNDDFGEEVKGVVQPVEMPADDAAAKALERELIAYCREHLADVKCPRSIDFREELPRHPTGKLYKRHLRDEYWADAGRTI; this is encoded by the coding sequence TTGTACCCCGGAGCCCACGCCGCTGCTCGTCCCGATCATCCCGCCATCGTGATGGCGTCGACGGGGGAGCAGATCTCCTACCGCGAGCTCGACGAGGAAGCGAACCGGCTCTCACACGTCTTTCGCGACATGGGTCTCCAGCCGGGCGACCATGTCGCCTTCTGCATGGAGAACCATCCGCGCTTCCTCGCGATCTGCTGGGGCGCGCACTACGCAGGGCTGATCTACACGGCGATGAGCAGCCGCCTCACCACCGAGGAGATGGCCTACATCATCGACAACTGTGGTGCGAAGGTGTTCATCACCTCGCCCTACAAGGCCGACCAGGCCGCCGAGCTGCGTGACCAGATGCCCGACGTCGAGTTGCGGCTCATGGTCGACAGCACCATCGACGGCTACGACAGCTACGAGGACGCGATCGATCAGGCGTCGGCCGACCCCCTGCCGAACCGGGTGGCCGGCACCGACATGCTCTACAGCTCGGGTACCACCGGTCGTCCCAAGGGTATCATCCCCGCTGCCGGCCTTGCCCCGCTCGAGGAGGCCGGTTCGGGCGTCGGTGGTCTCGGCGCCATGCTCTTCGGGTTCGGCGAGGACTCGCGCTACCTGTCGCCTGCGCCGCTCTACCACGCCGCCCCGTTGCGCTTCTGCATGGGAATCCACATGTCGGGCGGCACTGTCGTGGTGATGGAGCGATTCGACCCCGAGGACTACCTGCGGTTGATCGGCGAGTACCGCATCACGGTGTCGCAGGTCGTGCCCACCATGTTCGTCCGCATGCTGAAGCTGCCCGAGGAGACACGCGCGAAGTACGACGTGTCGTCACTGCAGGCCTGCATCCACGCGGCCGCACCGTGTCCGGTCGACGTCAAGCGCCACATGATCGAGTGGTGGGGTCCGGTCATCCACGAGTACTACGCGGGCACCGAGGGCAACGGCTTCGTCTACTGCAACAGCGAGCAGTGGCTCGAACACCCGGGCACTGTCGGCCAGGCCATCCTTGGCATCATCCACATCGTGGGGGAGGACGGCGAAGAGCTCCCGGTCGGCGAGGCGGGCACCGTCTACTTCGAGGGTGGCGCCGAGTTCGAGTACCACGGCGATCCCGAGAAGACGGCCGACTCACGTCACCACCGGGGCTGGTCCACGCTCGGTGATGTGGGCCGGCTCGACGAGGACGGCTTCCTCTACCTCACCGACCGCAAGGCCTACATGATCATCACCGGCGGGGTGAACGTGTATCCGCAGGAGGCCGAGAACCTGCTGACGATGCATCCTGCCGTCGCGGACATCGCCGTGATCGGAGTACCCAACGACGACTTCGGCGAAGAGGTGAAGGGAGTGGTCCAACCGGTCGAGATGCCGGCCGACGACGCTGCCGCCAAAGCGCTCGAGCGTGAACTCATCGCCTACTGCCGGGAGCACCTCGCCGACGTCAAGTGCCCCCGGAGCATCGACTTCCGCGAGGAACTGCCACGGCATCCGACCGGCAAGCTCTACAAGCGCCATCTGCGCGACGAGTACTGGGCCGACGCCGGCCGCACCATCTGA
- a CDS encoding arsenate reductase ArsC — MDEDMIPVGGEVPSVLFLCVHNAGRSQMAAGFLRHFGGDRVEVLSGGSAPGDAVNPAAVSAMSERGIDISEATPRRWADSDLDRVDVVVTMGCGDECPYVPGTVYEDWPLDDPAGRGVDAVRPIRDEIEVKVRDLMRRLGV; from the coding sequence ATGGACGAGGACATGATCCCGGTCGGCGGCGAGGTGCCATCGGTCCTCTTCCTCTGCGTGCACAACGCCGGACGATCGCAGATGGCCGCGGGGTTCCTTCGTCATTTCGGTGGCGATCGCGTCGAGGTTCTCAGCGGCGGTTCGGCCCCGGGCGACGCGGTCAACCCTGCGGCCGTCTCGGCCATGAGCGAGCGGGGGATCGACATCTCGGAGGCGACGCCGCGCCGTTGGGCCGACAGTGATCTCGACCGGGTCGATGTCGTCGTCACGATGGGGTGTGGTGACGAGTGCCCCTACGTGCCGGGCACCGTCTACGAGGACTGGCCGCTCGACGACCCGGCGGGTCGCGGCGTCGACGCCGTCCGCCCGATCCGCGACGAGATCGAGGTGAAGGTCCGCGACCTCATGCGACGCCTCGGCGTCTGA
- a CDS encoding SDR family oxidoreductase codes for MTEHGTDLTTDFSDRPGTAFVIGGSGGLGAAICRELAVRGSDVALTYRGNEDAAQALAADISEWGRRAWAVALDLTNHEQAKASVDAIAEAAGGIHTLVYAAGPTVPQKHLSRVEPSEVRWQLDADAAGFFAVAQPAIPHLRVCEGNIVAVTTAATRRFPVRDGLSSIPKAAVEAAIRGLAAEEGRFGIRANTVGPGMLTDGMAQRLMASGDLDERALDAARANIPMRRFGVAADIAEAVCFLASDRARFITGQHLDVDGGFTL; via the coding sequence CGGCGGGTCCGGTGGTCTCGGGGCCGCCATCTGCCGGGAGCTGGCCGTGCGGGGAAGCGATGTCGCCCTGACGTATCGGGGCAACGAGGATGCAGCGCAGGCTCTGGCCGCCGACATCAGCGAGTGGGGACGCCGGGCATGGGCCGTCGCCCTCGATCTCACGAACCACGAACAGGCGAAGGCGTCGGTCGATGCCATCGCCGAAGCCGCCGGTGGGATCCACACGCTCGTCTACGCGGCGGGTCCGACCGTTCCGCAGAAGCACCTCAGCCGCGTCGAGCCGAGCGAGGTCCGCTGGCAGCTCGACGCCGACGCGGCGGGGTTCTTCGCCGTCGCCCAGCCGGCGATCCCCCATCTGCGCGTCTGCGAGGGCAACATCGTCGCCGTCACGACGGCCGCGACCCGCAGATTCCCGGTGCGCGACGGTCTGTCGTCGATCCCGAAGGCCGCGGTGGAGGCTGCGATCCGCGGACTCGCCGCCGAAGAGGGGCGCTTCGGTATCCGAGCCAACACGGTCGGTCCCGGCATGCTCACCGACGGAATGGCGCAGCGGCTGATGGCGTCGGGGGATCTCGACGAGCGTGCCCTCGATGCGGCTCGGGCCAACATCCCGATGCGCCGGTTCGGCGTCGCTGCCGACATCGCCGAAGCAGTGTGCTTCCTCGCATCCGACCGAGCCCGCTTCATCACCGGTCAACACCTCGACGTCGACGGCGGCTTCACCCTCTGA